GGCCCGTGCCACGGGACTGGCGGGGTTGAGTACTCGCGAGGGCCTCGACCTTTTGTGGGACGCTTCCGCCCATGACGCCGCCGCCCTGGTGCCGCTGGCGCTGGACTACGCCGCCCTGCATCAGCTCGCCGACCAAGGTCTGCTGCCCCCACTCCTCAACGGGATAGTGGAACGGCGCCCGACAGCGTCTCGTACCGCCACGCCTGAGAGCAACCTCAACAGCCTGTCCCCCAAGAAACGCGCCTCCGCCGTACTGGACCTCATTCTCCGGGAGATGGCGACCGTCCTTAAGTGCCAGCCGGAGGATATCGACCCGGACCGTCCGCTCGGTGAGTATGGTTTCGATTCGCTCATGGCGCTCGAACTGCGCAACCGCATTACTCAGACGGTCGCGGTACGCCTGAGCGCAACGGTTGTCTTCGAACAGCCGACCGCCTCAGCACTGGCTGCCTTCGTCGCTAACGAGATGGATGCCCCGGTCGCCCCGGTGGTCCGCGACGACCTCATCACGCTCCAGGACCTCTACCGCCAGGCCCTTGACCAGGGTCAGCTTGTGCTCGGGACCAAGCTCCTCCACACAGCCGCTTCCCTGCGCCCCACATTCTCCAAGGGTGATGGTTTCACTGCCCAGACGGTGGTTCTGGCGGCCGGGGACGAGCCCACCCTCTACTGCTTCAACTCGTGCATGCAGACAGCAGGAACCCAAAGCTACGCCCAATTAGGGCGCATCCTCACGGGTCGCCGTCGTGTGGTCAACGTGACTCTACCTGGCTTTGTCTCGGGGGAGTCGCTGCCCGACTCCGTCGAGGCTGTCATGGCTGCGCTGGCCGATGCCGTCGAGAAGGATGCGTCCGAGCATCCCAAGGTGTTCCTGGGTACCTCCGCAGGCGGCTGGTTCGCCCACGGTGCGGCCGCTGCCCTTGAGGCACGTGGCGGCCACGTCGACGGGGTGATCCTTGTGGACGCCTACCCGCCGCAGGTCGACTTCCTGGGGCGTTTCGGGCTTGCATTGATCGCTGGGATGAACGAGCGCGCAAAGTCGTTCGACATGAGCAGCGATGCCCGACTCACTGCGTCCGGCTGGTACGGCGGCCTGTTCGCGGATCACCGCCCGGAGGCCATTCGGGCGCGTGAGGTGCTGCTGCGGGCCACCGAGCCTCTCGCCCCGACCGATGCCCCTGACTGGCGAGCAACCTGGCCCACCCGTCACGAATCCATCGACATCGACGGAGACCACTTCACGGTTCTAGAAACCCAGTGCAAACAGACAACGGAGGTCATTGAATCATGGATTACGAATCTGGGCTTGTGAAGCCCGCCACCCAAATCGACGAGCGCTGGCTGCGTCGCCTCAAGCATGCTCCTGATCGCGTAGCGGCCAGGCTCGTGATCTTCCCGCACGCCGGGGGATCTGCCAGCTACTTCCGCCCCATGGAACAGTTCTTGCATCCCCAGATTGACGTGCTTGCGGTCCAATATCCCGGACGTCAGGACCGGCGGCGTGAGCCTTGCCTAACGAGCGTCAATGCCCTCGTCGACGGCGTGCTTCCCGCCCTCAAGCAGCTCACAGGATGCCCCCTTGCACTCTTCGGACACAGCCTGGGCGCCAGTGTCGCCTTCGAGGCTGCCCGAAGGCTGCATGCCCTGGACATCCCCGTTCACACGCTGTTCGCATCGGGACGACCGGGGCCGCGCGCGCATCGCGACCTGGGCTGGCATCGGGTCGGCGACGCCGCTTTCCTCCAAGAGATCCAGCGCCTCAACGGCACCGACGCTCGACTCCTCGAGGATCCCGAGATTGTCGAATTTGTCCTGCCGGCTCTGAGGGCTGACTACCGGGCTGCCGAGCTGTACGTGTACCACCCAGGCCCCCTGCTCGACTGCCCGATTGTTGCCTTGCACGGTGACATGGACGATTTTGTTCCCGACTTTGATGTCGCCGATTGGAGACACGAGACCACTAGTTCCTTCCGGCTCGAGCGGTTCTCAGGCGGCCACTTCTACCTTGTGGATCACTGGAAGGCCATCGCGGCGCTTGTAGGGGAAGCTTTCTCGCTCGGCACCGGGGTGAGGAGCGCGGCATGAGAATTCTCCTCACCTGCATTGAGGAACCCAGCCACCTGCGCACTATGGTGCCGCTGGCCTGGGGACTCATGGCGGCCGGACATGATGTGAGGGCCGCTGGTGGACCTGGGATCACTACCACCATTCTCGAGGCCGGCATCCCGTCCGTGACGGTCGGCATCCCCTCATCAGCCGCCGAGTTGTTGTCGATGGCCGCCGACCAGGGTGACAGCCTCGAGAACGAACTCACCGACTGGACCCGGCCGCAAGACACAACCGAGGACTGGGAGACCGCGCTGCTGCGATACCAGGTAGCGGTCCCTATGGCCTTCGCCCTCTACAACGATCCCATGGTCGAGGACCTCGTCGATCTCGCCCGGGATTGGCGACCGGATCTCATCCTCTGGGAGTCCCTCACCTATGCGGGTGCTATCGCCGCCGCAGCCAGTGGCATCCCTCACGCCCGGGTGAACTGGATGCATGACATCTACGGCGCCATGCGTGAGACCTTCGTTGCGCGCCTGGCCGAGCAGCCTGAGGAGGACCGCGAGGATCCGCTGCGTGAGTGGTTCGAATCCCACCTGCACCCCTACGGTGCCGAGTTTGAGGAGCACCTGGTCTCAGGCCTGTGGACTTTCGACCTCATCCCCCCAAGCCAGCAATTCACCACGAGCCTCCACCGGGTTCCCGTGCGTCCCCTCGCCTACACCTCCAAGGCAGCGCTACCGCTGGATGTGCCCGAGCGAGGTGTGCGACCCCGCGTGTGCCTGACCGCCGGGGTGTCGCTCCAAGAGACGTTCGGCGTGGACTTCCTCGACGTTGAAACCATCGCCGATGCCCTAGCTGATCTGGACGTCGAGATCGTCGCCGCAATCCCTCCGGAACAGGCCGCTGCGTGGATCCATCGCCCGGCCAATGTCATTCACGCCGGGTTCGTTCCCTTGAACTTCCTGCTGTCGTCTTGCTCTGCCGTCCTTCATCACGGCGGATTTGGTACCTGGGCCCATGCTCTGGCTGCCGGGATCCCGCAGCACATCACCGCGATTTGCCACGGCGACCTGACGATCAAGGGCGACTACCTGGTGAAGTCCGGGGCTGGGATTCTGCGTCACCCCTCCCACGTATCCCCGGGCCAGCTCCGCGAAGACGTCACCGCGCTCGTCTCCGACAGTGCCTATCAAAGCGCCGCCACCGCCCTGGCCGATGAGGTCCGGGCTATCCCATCCCCGGCTGAGATTGCCGCAAACCTCGCCCCCATCGTCGAAGCCTACGTGCCCATCCGTTAGGAACACCAATGCCCGCTCTCACCCACCCGATTGCTGTCGTAGGCATGGCCTGCAGGTTCCCTGGCGCCCATGGGCCGGAGGAGTTCTGGTCACTCCTCCTCGAAGGACGTGATGCGATCGGCCCAGCTCCGCAGGAGCGTGGCCTCACTGATCCCGGCGGCTACCTCGACGACGTGGCTCGCTTCGACGCAGATCTGTTTGGTGTCTCGCCGCGCGCCGCGCTGTTCATGGATCCGCACCAGCGGATCGCGCTCGAGCTGGCCTGGGAGGCCTGCGAGGACGCCGCTGTGCGCCCTGACGCGCAGGGAATCGTCAGCGGGGTGTTCGTCGGTGGGATGAGCGGAGGCTATGAGGAGTTGCTGGCCGGGCGGGCTAGCGACCCCAACTACCTTCTCGGCAATACGCGGGGACTCATTGCCAACCGGATCTCGCATGCGTTACACCTCGATGGGCCCAGTATGACCCTTGACTGCGGGCAGTCTTCTTCTCTTGCCGCGGTCGTCATGGCGGTCCGGAGCCTCCGCGCAGGGGACTGTGATGTCGCTTTGGCGGGAGGAGTCAACCTCATCCTCACCCAGAGCAGCACGGAGGCTGCGCGCGCCTTCGGCGCCCTGTCCCCGACGTTCCGGTGCCGTCCGTTCGATGATCGCGCGGACGGCTACGTGCGCGGTGAAGGTGGCGCAATGCTGGTGCTTCGTCGCCTTGCAGACGCCGAGCGTGACGGAGATGCAATCTTAGCCGTCCTCCGCGGCGCCGCCCTCAATAACGATGCCGGAGTGACGTCCCTCGCGGTTCCCAGCGTCGATGGCCAGCGCATCGTGCTGAACAGCGCGCTTACCGACGCCGCCGTCTTGGCATCGGACATGAGCTACGTCGAGTTGCACGGGACCGGCACCAAGGTCGGCGATCCGCTGGAAGCGGAGGCGCTCGGAATGGTGTATGAGGATCGGCCAACTCCTCTGTCTATCGGATCCGTCAAAAGCAATATCGGCCATCTCGAAGGTGCCTCCGGAATTGCCGGCCTCGTCAAGGGAATCTTGGCCTTGAAGCACGGTGTCATTCCCCCCAACCATGACGTTGGGCAGGCCCCCAAGGCGCTGCGGCTCGAAGAACGCGGGCTGCGTGTCGTGGCCCAGCCCGAACCGCTCCCCGCCGGTGCGCTCGTCGGCGTTTCCTCCTTCGGAATGGGGGGTAGCAACGCCCACGTTATCCTCGGAGCCGGTCGGGAGGCAGTCACCTACGACGCAGCGCCGGCCACGGGAGACCGAATCTGGCTAATCACTGCACCCTTGGCCACGCTGCCGTCCCATGCCTCCCGTCTAGCCGAAGCGACCGTCGGTCTTGACCATGGGCGCGTAGCAGCGACCCTCTGGCATCACCGACCTCACGTGGGAACAGTCGCGGCTCTTGTCGGCAGCGACACCCCCGAGCTCGTCGCGGGGCTGCGGGCCCTCGCGGAGGGACGACCCCATCCGGACGCCTTCACCGGGCCGCGGCGCGACGGGCGAGTGACCGTACTGTTCTCCGGCCAGGGTGCGCAGCGGCTCGGCATGGGTACCGCGCTGGCCACGACGTACCCTGCCTTCGCGGCCCCCTTCCATGAGCTGCTCGGCCTCATGTCAGATCGCCTCGGCGTAGATCTCGCCGCCATCGTCCGCGGCTGCGATCGTGAACGACTGATGCAGACGCGCCACACCCAGGCCGCACTGGTCGCTTTCGAGGTGGCGGGATATCGGCTCTTGCAGTCCTTTGGCCTTGCGCCCGACCTACTCGTTGGCCATTCCATTGGGGAGATCGCGGCCGCCCACGTCGCGGGTGTACTCTCCGCCGAGGACGCAGCAACGCTTGTCGCGGCCCGAGGCGACCTCATGCAGCAGCTGCCTGCAGGCGGCGGCATGCTCGCTGTCCACCTGCCGGAACACCGGGCCAAGGAGTTCATCGATGGCCGCCGGGGCGTGGCAGTCGCCGCGGTGAACTCTCCCCACAGCATCGTGGTGGCCGGGCCCCTGCCCGTGCTTGAGGACATCGACGACACGCTGCCTGACGATGTGAGGCGGCGACTCCTGGCCGTCAGCCACGCCTTCCACTCGCCTCTAATGGACCCGATGCTCGACGAGTTCAGGGACGTGGCCTCCTCACTCACGCATCACCTCGCCCAGATCCCCGTCGTTTCGTGCCTCGATGGGCAGGTGCGTTCCACATTCGACGCCGAGCACTGGGTGCGCCACGCCCGCGAGACGGTCCGATTCCTCGATGCCACCCGGACAGCCCAGCAACTCGGTGCTGCGCACTTCGTTGAGGTTGGGCCGCAGCCGACGCTGCTTGCCATGGTCGAACAGACCCTAGGCGCGGGGGCAGCGACCCTGGTCCCGCTATGCCGCGAAACCTGCACCGAGGCGCGGGACGCCGTTCGGGCCCTGGCCGCGCTGGGCGCGGCGGGTGCCCCAGTCGACTGGACTGCGACGATCCCGACCGCCCCCCGGGTACCTCTGCCTGCGCTTGAGCTTGCTGGTCGCCGCTACTGGCCCGAGACCGCTGCCCAAGCCCCGACTGCGGTTGAGATCTCCCCAGGGCACGAGGAAGAGCCGGCCCCCCCGCGCGATGTCGTGCATGGCACGCCTTGAGGCAGTCTTAGCATCCCTGCGCATCGTGTTGGGGCACACCCCTGACGCCGAGCTGGACCCGGACCTGACGTTCAAGGCGCATGGCCTCACATCCCAGGGCGCTGTCGAACTCTGCGAGCTGCTCAGCCGCTCCGTCGACGTCCCGGTGTCCGCCGCAGCCACCTACGACCATCCGACGCCCCGCCGCTTGGCTGAGGTCTTGGTCCCCGATGAGCCCGTAGCGGAGACTGTCGCCGTAGCCACGGACGACGCGCACGACGACCCGATCGCGATTGTTGGCATGGACTGCCGCTTCCCCGGAGCCAGCGGGACCGAAGCCTTGTGGCAGCTCGTCGCGCAGGAACGAGATGCCGTCGGCGCTTTCCCCGACGACCGTGGCTGGGAACTATCCGGACTGTTCGATGATGACCCCGATACCCCGGGCACGAGCCACACGTGTGAGGGAGGCTTTCTCGCCGACGCCACCACGTTCGACGCCGGTTTTTTCGGCATCTCCGCCCGTGAAGCCCAGGCCATGGATCCGCAGCAGCGCAAAGCGCTCGAGACCGTTTGGCATGCCCTAGAAGCGGCAGGAATCGACGCCCACGGACTTCAGGGAACCCGTACCGGCGTATTCATGGGGGCGATGCCGGGCGACTACGGCCCCGACTTCGGGGCGATCGGGCCGGGCACGGGACACCGCCTCACAGGCACTGACCCCAGTATTATCTCGGGTCGCATCGCCTACACATTGGGGCTCACCGGCCCCGCCATGACGGTCGATACCGCGTGCTCCTCATCGCTGGTGGCGATTCACCTCGCCGTGAACTCACTGCGTTATCGCGAAACGAACCTCGCTCTCGCCGGGGGCGTCACCGTTATGTCCACCCCCGGCATGTTCGTCGAACTCACCAAGCTCCGGGCGGTTTCGCCTCGCGGTCGCTGCCGCGCCTTCGCCGACGATGCCGACGGCACCGGATGGGGCGAAGGCTGCGGCGTGCTGGTCCTCGAACGCCTCAGTGACGCGCGTGCCAACGGCCACCATGTTCTCGGTCTTGTGCGAGGCACCGCTGTCAACGAGGATGGCGCTTCAAACGGGCTCACCGCCCCCAATGGCACCGCTCAGCGCTGCGTGATCCTCGATGCCCTCGCGGATGCTTCTCTCACCACGAATGATGTCGACGTCGTCGAGGCCCACGGCACTGGAACCGCCCTGGGCGACCCGATTGAGGCCGAGGCGGTTCTGGCCACCTACGGCGCCGACCGCGTCGGCGCGCCAGTGCTCCTGGGCTCTCTCAAGTCCAACATCGCCCATTCCCAGGCGGCTGCCGGAGTCGGTGGCGTCATCAAGATGGTACTCGCCATGCAGCACCGCTGGGTGCCGAAGACACTCAATGCCGACCGCCCGAGCCGCCACGTCGACTGGGCCTCTGGCGCGGTCCAGGTGGCCAACGAATCGCAGCCCTGGCCGTTGAGCGATCACCGGCCCCGGGCGGGCGTCTCCTCTTTCGGCATCGGTGGAACGAATGCGCACGTCATCGTCGAAGGCCCGTCCGATGACGCCCCGGAGCCCCAGCCCGGGCTGCTGCCCGATGAGTGCGCACCGCTGCTGATTTCGGCTCCGGACAAGATTGGTATCGAACGCCAAGCCGACAAGGTGGCCAAGTGGCTCCGTGCTGCGGATGTGGAGGCCGATGCTCTGGCCCGTGGGCTCGCGCGGCGTGCCCACCTAGCTGAACGCGCGGCCCTGCTGCCGGGGCTCGACCCCGAACGTGGGCTCGCGATCCTCGCTGGCGAGTGTCCGCGGGACGGCGAGGCCGCCAAGGTGCTGCGCGGCAGCGCCAAACCCCGCCGCAGGGTGGCCTTCGTGTTCCCTGGACAAGGATCCCAGTGGCCCGGGATGGGGACGCGGCTGCTGTCCGAGTCTCCGCTGTTCGCCGCCCACGTCGACGCCTGCGACGCTGCTTTCCGACACCACCTTGACTGGTCCGTCCGCGACCTGTTGGCCAGTGACGATAGCGTGGATTGGTGGGAGGAAGCCACGGCCCAGCCGGTGCTGTTCACGATGATGACTGGCCTCGCTCTCCTGTGGCGTGAAGCGGGTCTCGAGCCCACCGCGGTGGTTGGTCATTCCCAGGGCGAGGTGGCGGCCGCGTGGTTCGCAGGCGCTCTGACCCTGGAGGAGGCCGTCGCGGTCATCGCCTATCGCAGCGGTGCCTGGTCCTGGCTGGTTGGTCATAAGGGCGCCATGTTCTCGGTCTCGCTGCCCCGCCCGGACGTTGAAATGCTTCTCCAAGCTGTCGATGGTGAGGTCGGGATAGCTGCTGTCAACGGACGCGGCTCCGTGATCGTCTCTGGGGAACGCCAGGCCACGCAAGCGTTCGTCGCCTCGATCGGTGACGATGTCAAAGTCAAGCCCTTGACCACCGTCAAGGTGGCTGGACACTCGCCAGTGCTCGAACCTATCCGTTCACGTCTGGCGGACGCGCTGCGCGATATCCACCCCCAAGCGCCGCGGCTGGTGATGTATTCGACGGTCACGGGATCGTTGCTGAATCGCGCCCTGGACGCCGGCTACTGGTGTGACAACATGATCGGCACCGTCGACTTTCTCGGTGCGAGCGAGGCCATGCTGGAGGAAGGGATCGACGCGTTCGTGGAGATCTCCGCCCATCCCGTGCTCGGATTCCCTCTCCAGCAAACCATTGAAGCGACCGGCTCGAATGCCGCGGTCATACCCACCTTGAGGCGCGGTGAGGGCGGAGTCGCGGGCCTGGCAGCGGCGTTCGGCCACGGCCACGTCAACGGTCTTGATCTCGACTGGCGCCGCGTTCTCGGCGACGGCCCGAGCGCCGCCCCCGGGTATGCATTCAGCTCTGAGCGTCACTGGGTTGCTCCGCCCAGCCCCACCACGCTTGACCGGATCCTCCTCCGTACCCTGCCGCGGGGCCGTGCCGAGCTCGAATGGCGTGGCGAGGCCGCCATGCTGATCGACGAGGGCGTCCCCAGCATCGCAGGTCGCCCCGTGGTGTGCGCGGCCACCGTCGCCTCCCTGGCTCAGGCGGCCGGGAGTGCCGTCGGGCTGACCCGACTCACCAGGTTCACGGTGTCAACGTTGGCGGTCCCGCAGGCCGATGGCCCCGTCACCCTGCTGGCTGAGGTGGATGCCGGTGAGCAGGAAAGAGCCTGCCGCGTCTCGCTTCACTGTGGTGACGACTGGGTCGAGCTGGGTGGCGGCACCGTCGCGCCACCCCAGGAGATGCCCCTCATCGCATCGCTGCCTCCTGTCCTCGAACCCCTGCCCGCCCCAACGCCTGACGAGGCGTTTGTCACAACGTCACGTCCCACGGGGCGCCTCCATGATTGCGATGCCACGTGGCTCGAGGTTAAGCTGCCCGCTCAACCCGACAGTCTCGGCCACACCGGTCGCGTGCTGCGCGCCGTATCCTGGGCGCAGGCCGGTGAGCACCGTCCAGCGATCCTTCCGATCGCGTTCGACAGCCTCGAGAGCCAGCAGCCCAGGACCGATCGTGCCTTGGTACGGATCACCTGCCACGATGACGTGCTGTGCGTCGACGCGTTCACGCCGGATGGACAGCGGTTCCTGAACGCTGCCGGGGTCGTTGTCGAGGACGAGACCCTGTGGCGCGACCGGTTGATGCGGCTTGGTGAGGATGCGCTGTGGAGCCTCACATGGATTCCCTGCACCGTACCGCCGAGCGGCACCATGGGTGTGGTTGATCGCGACCCCGCCACCGGCGAGCTCCGCCTGACTGAATCGAATCCCGACTCGGCTTTGTGGACTCTGACGAGCCCCGAAAGCATCCGCCTCGATGAGTTCGCGGCCCGGCTGGCCGTGTGGGGGGGCTCGGCTGAATTCGACCAGACTGCGCTCGTGATCGCGACCCGGCACGCCACCATCGCCACCGCGCCCGGCGGCGCCCCCGATCCAGGCGCGGCCGCTGTGTGGGGATTGGTCCGCGCCGCCCAGGCCGAGTTCCCGGGGCGGTTCCGCCTCCTCGACCTTGACGATGCGGTCGACGAGGCAGACGTACATCGTGCAGCCCGCACCGATGTCTCCGAGCTCGCGCTTGTTGGCGCGCGGCTTCACAGCCCGATCGTCACGCCTGTGAAGGCGGGCATGCCCATGCCGTTGCGCCGGGGCACCGTCCTCATCACCGGAGGCACCGGGGCTCTGGCGGCTCTCGCGGCGGAGGATCTGGTCGTCCGCGCTGGGGCGACGAACCTCTGGCTTGTGAGCCGCCGGGCCGAGCAGTCCGACGCGGTAACGGCGCTGATCCAGCGCCTCGAACAGGCCGGAGCGCGAGCACGCGCTGTCTCCTGTGACGTTTCCGACCGGGCGGCCCTGCAGATGCTGCTCGAGCAGATACCGGCCGACGAGCCGCTTATCGGGGTCGTTCACACGGCTGGGGCGCTGGTCGATGGCCTCCTCGCCACCCAGGATGCCGCCGCGTTCGCCACGGCTTTCGGGGCCAAGGTCGAGGGCGCTAAGCATCTCGATGAGCTTACCCGTGGCCTCGGATTGGACTTCTTCGTTTTGTACTCGTCCGTGGTCGGCACCTTCGGCAACGCCGGGCAAGCCAGCTATGCGGCCGCCAACGCTGCTCTCGACGCCATCGCGTTCGGCCGCCGCGCGGCCGGCGAATCCGCGACATCCATCGCATGGGGGCTGTGGAATACCACTTCCGGCCTAGTCGCGGAGATGCGTGAGCGTGACGTCCTGCGCTTCTCGCGTCGAGGCCTGCTGCCCCTTGAACCCGAGGTTGGGCGCATTCTGCTCCTGCAGGCCATTTCCAGCGGAGTTCCGAGCGTCGTCGCGACGCAGATCGACCGCACCCGGATCGCCGAGGTAGCTGGGGAGTCCGGCCTGCCCCAGGGCCTCCGTGCGCTCGCGCCTGAATCCGTTTCCTCGACGGGGCATCTGTCGTCGGCGGACAGGTTCAGCCAGCTCGATGCTGAGCGGCGCCTCAACGCCCTCCGCAGCATCGTGCGCGACGTGACGGCCGGAGTCCTTGCCGATTCGACCCCGGAGGCGATCGACATGGACGCCCCTTTCCGTGACCTTGGGTTCGACTCGCTCATGGGCGTCGAGTTACGCAATCATCTGTCGCAGGAGATGGGGCAGCGGCTGCCCGCCACTTTGATCTTTGACTACCCGCGCCCCGAGGCCGTCGCTCAATTCCTCGACGAGCTGATCGGTGGACAGCCCGACATCGATCCCGCTCCGATGAGCGAATCTGCCGTCCCCGAGGTGACGCACGATGGTGAAACCGTGGCGATCGTGGCCGCGGCCTGCCGGCTCCCGGGCGGCATCACGTCCCCCGAACAGCTCTGGGAGGCCTTGGAAGAAGAGCGCGATCTTGTCGGGCCCATGCCCACCGATCGTGGCTGGCCGAAGGATCTGCACAATCCTCAGGCCACTGGGCGTGGCTACAGCATCGCGGGCGAGGGCGGCTTCCTCGACGATGCTGCCTACTTCGACTCCGGCTTCTTTGCCATCTCGGATCGCGAGGCCAAAGGCATGGATCCCCAGCAGCGTCTCCTTCTTCAAGTCGCCTGGGAAGCACTTGAGCGAGGTGGGATTGATCCGCACAGCCT
The sequence above is drawn from the Arachnia rubra genome and encodes:
- a CDS encoding type I polyketide synthase; translation: MARLEAVLASLRIVLGHTPDAELDPDLTFKAHGLTSQGAVELCELLSRSVDVPVSAAATYDHPTPRRLAEVLVPDEPVAETVAVATDDAHDDPIAIVGMDCRFPGASGTEALWQLVAQERDAVGAFPDDRGWELSGLFDDDPDTPGTSHTCEGGFLADATTFDAGFFGISAREAQAMDPQQRKALETVWHALEAAGIDAHGLQGTRTGVFMGAMPGDYGPDFGAIGPGTGHRLTGTDPSIISGRIAYTLGLTGPAMTVDTACSSSLVAIHLAVNSLRYRETNLALAGGVTVMSTPGMFVELTKLRAVSPRGRCRAFADDADGTGWGEGCGVLVLERLSDARANGHHVLGLVRGTAVNEDGASNGLTAPNGTAQRCVILDALADASLTTNDVDVVEAHGTGTALGDPIEAEAVLATYGADRVGAPVLLGSLKSNIAHSQAAAGVGGVIKMVLAMQHRWVPKTLNADRPSRHVDWASGAVQVANESQPWPLSDHRPRAGVSSFGIGGTNAHVIVEGPSDDAPEPQPGLLPDECAPLLISAPDKIGIERQADKVAKWLRAADVEADALARGLARRAHLAERAALLPGLDPERGLAILAGECPRDGEAAKVLRGSAKPRRRVAFVFPGQGSQWPGMGTRLLSESPLFAAHVDACDAAFRHHLDWSVRDLLASDDSVDWWEEATAQPVLFTMMTGLALLWREAGLEPTAVVGHSQGEVAAAWFAGALTLEEAVAVIAYRSGAWSWLVGHKGAMFSVSLPRPDVEMLLQAVDGEVGIAAVNGRGSVIVSGERQATQAFVASIGDDVKVKPLTTVKVAGHSPVLEPIRSRLADALRDIHPQAPRLVMYSTVTGSLLNRALDAGYWCDNMIGTVDFLGASEAMLEEGIDAFVEISAHPVLGFPLQQTIEATGSNAAVIPTLRRGEGGVAGLAAAFGHGHVNGLDLDWRRVLGDGPSAAPGYAFSSERHWVAPPSPTTLDRILLRTLPRGRAELEWRGEAAMLIDEGVPSIAGRPVVCAATVASLAQAAGSAVGLTRLTRFTVSTLAVPQADGPVTLLAEVDAGEQERACRVSLHCGDDWVELGGGTVAPPQEMPLIASLPPVLEPLPAPTPDEAFVTTSRPTGRLHDCDATWLEVKLPAQPDSLGHTGRVLRAVSWAQAGEHRPAILPIAFDSLESQQPRTDRALVRITCHDDVLCVDAFTPDGQRFLNAAGVVVEDETLWRDRLMRLGEDALWSLTWIPCTVPPSGTMGVVDRDPATGELRLTESNPDSALWTLTSPESIRLDEFAARLAVWGGSAEFDQTALVIATRHATIATAPGGAPDPGAAAVWGLVRAAQAEFPGRFRLLDLDDAVDEADVHRAARTDVSELALVGARLHSPIVTPVKAGMPMPLRRGTVLITGGTGALAALAAEDLVVRAGATNLWLVSRRAEQSDAVTALIQRLEQAGARARAVSCDVSDRAALQMLLEQIPADEPLIGVVHTAGALVDGLLATQDAAAFATAFGAKVEGAKHLDELTRGLGLDFFVLYSSVVGTFGNAGQASYAAANAALDAIAFGRRAAGESATSIAWGLWNTTSGLVAEMRERDVLRFSRRGLLPLEPEVGRILLLQAISSGVPSVVATQIDRTRIAEVAGESGLPQGLRALAPESVSSTGHLSSADRFSQLDAERRLNALRSIVRDVTAGVLADSTPEAIDMDAPFRDLGFDSLMGVELRNHLSQEMGQRLPATLIFDYPRPEAVAQFLDELIGGQPDIDPAPMSESAVPEVTHDGETVAIVAAACRLPGGITSPEQLWEALEEERDLVGPMPTDRGWPKDLHNPQATGRGYSIAGEGGFLDDAAYFDSGFFAISDREAKGMDPQQRLLLQVAWEALERGGIDPHSLKGSPVGVYIGNIGQAYTEGMSDDDELSGYLVTGGSSSILSGRLSYVLGINGPSLSVDTGCSSSLVATHLAVSAIRRGECDMALVGGVTIMATPDLFVEFTRQGGMAPDGRCKAFSDAADGTGWAEGVVVLILERLSEARRLRHRIVGLIRGSAVNQDGASNGLTAPNGASQQAVIRAALADAGLTSADVDLVEAHGTGTVLGDPIEAQAILATYGRDRREPIAIGSLKSNTGHTQGAAGAAGILKVLLSLEHGLMPRTLHCSVPSRHVDWEQGDVRILSQAAPWPAGVRVRRGGVSAFGISGTNAHVIVEEPPAAPVPAPAPAALGASMWPISARTPEALRARAHDLLTSGVVDDDPERVGRGLGLRSNFEERAVIVAEDPEMRREALSALAHGGSHPGLILGTRGVGRTAFIFSGQGTQHPGMGAELGASYPVFARAHAEALEACVAASAGDLAGLVADPTRLGETAVAQPAIFAFEVAAFRLWEFWGIRPDIVAGHSIGEIAAAHCAGVLSLEDAARLVTQRGRLMQELPGGAMLALRRPVDEVEEVLRRFPTLSLAAINGPESVVVAGPTTQVEALAAECPGTRLNVSHAFHSAMMAPMLPAFADVVAGLTFHEPNLACVSATRPGSAETLWTDPQYWVEHVSAPVCFDAAVEVLVDLRVGRILEVGPDAALTPLVRQSRPHLVIVPTVSRRSSETTGIRAAFAGLHNAGHPVDWTVLQGGREQGWADTPTYAFQTRPFWRVPSRLACRTVDGPNHYRTVWQDAVPGRPLTADVLVVAPIEHRELAETWARALDRLGASSTVMTLPASGDLPLDLLEGGTSSRSLLVSLGTLPTGTGARPPINHAAALGRLAAGGRQGRQLVFVTRDAVRSEVCDPDQAAVWGYAKTLGLEIPSCLAAILDVAPDVAADDVARVILGCDGEDQWSLAAQGAFVPRIEACELPAGRGLAASGTVLITGGTGGIGAAIAKEYAQAGALRIALLSRRGPDAPGAQGLAQELQALGCEVEVVSCDVSNRGDLIRAVEDIESHGDAITAVVHTAGTVEFAPIPEVDDAALARMASGKVDGARYLDEIFAGRRLDAFVVCSSVAATWGSGGQAAYASANAWLDGLARRRRARGETAHAIAWGPWGDHGMIEGDGVRETLLRRGLRLMDEASALESFKRVLVGDEPCPVVASMDWVAFGRLIQGERRRPFFERVIPVGDEPSAAAADRSLGDVLRGLPASERVARCTVTIREIVAAVLGADDTQTLSLSVPFKDLGFDSLMAVDLRDQLRVKAGISVSSSVIYDYPNVVSLAAHVLQLLVPEDELADATPRGALALDDIHDAVRDASTPELLELIDSLTSRS